The following coding sequences lie in one Arachis ipaensis cultivar K30076 chromosome B03, Araip1.1, whole genome shotgun sequence genomic window:
- the LOC110270497 gene encoding Werner Syndrome-like exonuclease: protein MLRSSSPKQGISGASTVSLNYVPSNKYIMHLYQTKKYTINFDGKAIETTVANTYTIVDRWVQEIITLYAGTNYSRYKNNKTATLQLCIDDKCLILQLFHVFKLPLLLKNFLMNPTFTFVGDEVADDISKIRNEYGLNCGSHADIRELSSKKWPNRYYDGNSWLGLKKLALDLVGLNMLKPLHIFESNWESRFLSIEQVEYACIDAYACYKIGHKLLKNGRS, encoded by the coding sequence ATGCTTCGATCATCAAGCCCTAAACAAGGAATTAGTGGTGCCTCAACCGTTTCATTAAACTATGTCCCTTCTAATAAATACATTATGCACTtatatcaaacaaaaaaatacacCATCAACTTTGATGGAAAAGCAATTGAAACCACAGTCGCTAACACATACACCATTGTAGATCGTTGGGTTCAAGAAATCATCACTTTGTATGCAGGAACAAATTATTCTCGCTACAAGAACAACAAAACCGCAACATTGCAACTTTGTATTGATGACAAGTGCCTTATCTTGCAACTCTTCCACGTTTTCAAGCTGCCACTTTTACTCAAGAACTTCCTCATGAACCCTACTTTCACTTTTGTGGGTGATGAGGTTGCTGATGATATTTCTAAGATTAGAAATGAGTATGGTCTTAATTGTGGTTCTCATGCTGATATTAGAGAGCTTTCAAGTAAGAAGTGGCCAAATAGGTATTATGATGGGAACTCATGGCTAGGGCTGAAGAAACTTGCTTTGGATTTGGTTGGTTTGAACATGTTGAAGCCTTTGCATATTTTTGAAAGCAATTGGGAATCTAGGTTTTTGAGCATTGAACAAGTTGAGTATGCTTGCATTGATGCCTACGCTTGTTACAAGATTGGCCACAAGCTTCTCAAGAATGGTCGATCATGA